A genome region from Sporosarcina sp. ANT_H38 includes the following:
- a CDS encoding ABC transporter substrate-binding protein, protein MIKSRSLNRLLTVISIVGLSLSIVGCSAKDDKKDEKPETKTEASNFKPVEFTYSDGAKDYNVKVETPRERAVTLSQFMTEMLLALDLEDKMIGTALLDNPILPEFEDAYNKIPELKIGEGHSVAKEGFMALGADFVSGWDSSISEQTTGSPDELMEKGTTPFMAKSYDPDATVETVYEDFELLGKIFGVEGKATEVINTMKSDIKSVTDKLGDIKEEERIKMMVYDSGENDAMVVGSGLANNLITLAGGNNIFGKAATKPYINASWESIVAENPEVILITDFMAGQPVQEKIDFLKSHPALKDVSAIKNDKLYVVELADLSPGIRNPKIIEQMYGYFFGESK, encoded by the coding sequence ATGATAAAGAGTAGAAGCCTAAACAGACTTTTAACAGTCATTTCAATAGTAGGCTTGTCATTAAGTATTGTAGGATGTTCAGCTAAAGATGATAAAAAAGATGAAAAGCCTGAAACTAAAACAGAGGCGAGTAATTTTAAACCAGTAGAGTTTACTTATTCAGATGGAGCAAAGGATTATAATGTAAAAGTTGAAACACCAAGAGAAAGAGCCGTAACGTTATCACAATTTATGACTGAAATGTTACTTGCATTAGACTTAGAAGATAAAATGATCGGAACAGCTCTTTTAGATAACCCAATACTCCCTGAGTTTGAAGACGCTTATAATAAAATACCTGAACTTAAAATTGGTGAAGGACATTCGGTAGCGAAAGAAGGATTTATGGCTTTGGGTGCCGATTTTGTAAGCGGCTGGGATTCATCTATCAGTGAACAAACAACAGGATCTCCAGATGAACTTATGGAAAAAGGTACAACTCCATTTATGGCGAAATCATACGATCCAGATGCTACGGTTGAAACTGTATATGAAGATTTCGAGCTGTTAGGAAAGATATTCGGGGTTGAAGGTAAAGCAACTGAAGTAATCAATACAATGAAAAGTGATATAAAATCAGTTACTGACAAATTAGGCGATATAAAAGAAGAAGAAAGAATCAAAATGATGGTATATGATTCAGGCGAAAATGATGCGATGGTAGTTGGGTCTGGTTTAGCTAATAACCTAATCACTTTAGCAGGTGGCAATAATATATTTGGAAAAGCTGCAACGAAGCCTTATATAAATGCATCTTGGGAAAGTATAGTAGCAGAAAATCCTGAAGTTATATTAATAACAGATTTCATGGCAGGACAACCAGTACAAGAAAAGATAGACTTTTTAAAATCGCATCCAGCACTTAAAGATGTTTCAGCGATAAAAAATGATAAACTTTACGTTGTAGAATTAGCCGATTTATCTCCAGGTATCAGAAATCCAAAGATTATAGAGCAAATGTATGGATACTTTTTTGGAGAGAGTAAGTAA
- a CDS encoding iron ABC transporter permease, with protein MGISVQEQRSLSKKKGFLFWVIALTVILAGTIIGAIAIGSTYMEPGEVYKVLLNKLTNGALFENAGTVMTQNIIWEIRLPRVLLGALCGAGLALCGVLMQSITKNPIAEPYILGISSGASSGAVAVIVLGGVSSIGINSISAGAFVGAMVSGILVFVIGTQMGKTTSTTRLVLTGMAISTIFSALTNLLIYSADNSNQAKNALFWTVGSLGGAKWSVLLFPFITLVIVMIVAFVMSKSLDILLLGDDSAIILGINVKMIKSIILILATLLTASLVAITGAIGFIGLIVPHICRTLAGSDHKKLIVLSALVGAIFLIISDVLARGLFPPIEIPIGIITSLVGGPFFLYLISKKNYAFGGKE; from the coding sequence ATGGGGATATCAGTACAAGAACAAAGAAGCCTTTCTAAAAAGAAAGGTTTCTTATTTTGGGTTATAGCTTTAACTGTAATTTTGGCAGGAACCATAATTGGAGCTATAGCAATCGGTAGTACTTATATGGAACCTGGAGAAGTTTATAAAGTATTACTCAATAAATTAACTAATGGAGCTTTATTTGAAAATGCTGGCACGGTGATGACACAGAATATAATATGGGAAATACGATTACCCAGGGTATTATTAGGGGCATTATGTGGAGCTGGACTCGCCCTTTGTGGCGTACTTATGCAATCTATAACTAAAAATCCAATCGCAGAACCATATATACTTGGTATATCCTCAGGGGCATCTTCTGGAGCTGTGGCTGTCATCGTTCTAGGTGGAGTATCATCGATAGGTATTAATAGTATAAGTGCGGGTGCATTTGTTGGGGCAATGGTGTCAGGAATACTAGTATTTGTTATAGGTACTCAAATGGGGAAAACGACTTCTACTACAAGGCTAGTTCTTACAGGAATGGCTATATCAACAATATTTTCAGCACTTACAAACTTACTAATCTATTCGGCCGATAATTCAAACCAAGCTAAAAATGCGTTATTTTGGACTGTTGGTAGTTTAGGGGGAGCTAAGTGGAGTGTATTATTATTTCCATTTATAACACTAGTTATAGTTATGATAGTTGCATTTGTAATGTCAAAGTCATTAGATATATTACTTTTAGGTGATGATAGCGCCATTATACTTGGTATAAATGTGAAAATGATAAAATCTATAATATTAATATTAGCTACTTTACTTACCGCATCATTAGTTGCAATAACAGGTGCTATAGGATTTATAGGCCTTATTGTTCCTCATATATGCAGAACGCTAGCAGGAAGTGATCATAAAAAATTAATCGTTCTTTCTGCGTTAGTCGGAGCAATATTTTTAATAATATCAGATGTATTAGCAAGAGGACTTTTCCCACCAATAGAGATACCTATAGGTATTATCACTTCATTAGTTGGAGGACCATTTTTCTTATACTTAATTTCTAAAAAAAATTATGCTTTCGGAGGAAAAGAATAA
- a CDS encoding ABC transporter ATP-binding protein → MKKLQVKNLRFSIDKKEILKGITFDVPTGSFVGVIGPNGSGKSTLLKNIYRLYKPTSGEVFLDNKLLSKMKNKDCAKEIAVLAQESDSQFDFTVEQIVKMGRYPYKSAFEDYSKEDLKLVSEMLKKVGLDNYSDRSFSNLSGGEKQRTLIARALVQDTDFLILDEPTNHLDIGYQIQLMDLVKSLNITTLSAIHDMNIASMYCDYLLVMKEGQIINFGTVEEVISSQMLKEIFGVNAHVGINPINKKLLVSFMHTHVHIDGVGHDHVHEDGFTGGHYH, encoded by the coding sequence ATGAAGAAGCTGCAGGTTAAAAATTTAAGGTTCAGTATAGATAAAAAGGAAATATTAAAAGGTATAACTTTTGATGTTCCGACAGGCAGTTTTGTAGGCGTTATCGGTCCAAATGGTTCAGGGAAATCAACTTTATTAAAAAACATATACAGATTATATAAACCCACTAGCGGCGAGGTGTTTTTAGATAATAAATTGTTATCTAAAATGAAAAATAAAGATTGTGCAAAAGAGATCGCCGTACTTGCGCAGGAAAGCGATTCTCAGTTTGACTTTACTGTAGAGCAGATTGTTAAAATGGGAAGATATCCATATAAATCAGCATTTGAAGATTACTCAAAAGAAGATTTGAAATTGGTTTCAGAAATGTTGAAAAAAGTAGGCCTAGATAATTATAGTGATCGGAGCTTTTCAAATTTATCAGGTGGAGAAAAACAAAGAACATTAATTGCAAGGGCCTTAGTTCAAGATACAGATTTTTTAATATTAGATGAGCCGACGAATCACCTAGATATTGGGTATCAAATTCAACTTATGGATTTAGTTAAAAGTCTTAATATTACTACGTTATCTGCGATACACGATATGAATATTGCTTCAATGTACTGTGATTATTTACTAGTCATGAAAGAAGGACAAATCATAAACTTTGGGACTGTTGAAGAAGTAATCTCTTCACAAATGTTAAAAGAAATATTTGGTGTAAATGCTCATGTGGGTATTAATCCTATCAATAAAAAGTTGCTGGTTTCATTTATGCATACCCATGTACATATAGATGGAGTAGGGCATGATCATGTTCATGAGGATGGATTCACGGGCGGACATTATCATTAA
- the topB gene encoding type IA DNA topoisomerase produces MKPVILAEKPSQAKAYADAFSVRRHEGYLELLPSPIFSEGAYITWGIGHLVELKEPKEYDPKWAKWSLASLPILPERYEFQVAKGKTKQFAIVKKLIKGTDTVINACDVDREGSNIFYSIYYQTGAKNQTIKRLWINSLEVDEVRKGFANLQDNRKDLLMYEEAKSRQISDWLVGMNGSRLYSLLLQARGIREVFSIGRVQSPTVYLIYQRQKEIEAFVSEPFYEIEATFIAANGTYKGKAKAKDSKREIIRDLLAKHDIHPKSPGVVTSVETVDKRTPPPQLHALSTLQATANRLWKTSPANVLKTMQGLYEKKLVTYPRTDSRYITPSEFTYLAGQVTEYQQLIGHTFPVASIAPKKRYVDSSKVQEHYAIIPTKKIPSQGVLAGLSTIERNLYEEVVRTTLAMFHTDYLYTETKVTTDVNRLPFFTIGKTERDKGWKALFIRSTKDNEKEKDEPTLPPLAMHEPVESDIAIKEGKTMPPKPYTEGQLIAMMKTCGKLVEDKKETDILKEIEGLGTEATRSGIIETIKRHGYIDVTKNIVSITDKGRILCQAIEGNLLASPSMTAKWEAYLRKIGNGEGTQERFLGSIAKFIYSLLEEVPGQLKSQKIDIKLTSTAPSSSASAHNGIVPCPACKQGTIVARKEFYGCSAYASGCKQTFPAVFLKKKLTPAQVKLLCTKGKTNVIKGFVSNSDKKFDASLTLVNGKITIEF; encoded by the coding sequence ATGAAACCGGTCATCCTAGCCGAAAAGCCAAGTCAAGCGAAGGCATACGCAGACGCTTTTTCTGTGCGGCGACATGAAGGTTATTTGGAATTATTACCTTCTCCTATATTTTCAGAAGGTGCATATATTACATGGGGCATCGGCCACCTTGTCGAATTGAAGGAACCGAAAGAGTACGATCCTAAATGGGCCAAATGGTCGCTTGCAAGTTTGCCCATTTTGCCGGAACGCTATGAGTTTCAGGTCGCAAAAGGAAAAACCAAGCAGTTCGCCATTGTAAAAAAGCTGATTAAAGGCACCGACACTGTCATTAACGCCTGTGACGTGGACCGCGAAGGATCGAATATCTTCTATAGCATTTATTATCAAACAGGCGCAAAAAACCAGACGATAAAACGACTTTGGATCAACTCGCTCGAAGTTGACGAGGTACGTAAAGGATTCGCGAATCTACAAGATAATCGCAAAGACCTCCTTATGTATGAAGAAGCGAAATCCCGGCAAATCAGCGACTGGCTCGTTGGAATGAATGGCTCCCGCCTTTATTCGCTTTTATTGCAGGCACGTGGCATTCGGGAAGTATTTTCAATTGGGCGTGTGCAATCCCCGACTGTTTACCTTATTTATCAGCGGCAAAAGGAAATTGAGGCATTCGTTTCTGAACCATTTTATGAAATCGAAGCGACGTTTATTGCTGCAAACGGGACATATAAAGGGAAGGCCAAAGCGAAGGATTCGAAGAGGGAAATTATCCGGGATCTTCTCGCAAAACATGACATTCATCCAAAATCACCTGGTGTCGTTACATCTGTAGAAACAGTTGATAAACGGACGCCGCCACCGCAGCTACATGCACTGTCTACGCTGCAAGCAACGGCAAATCGCTTATGGAAAACAAGTCCCGCGAATGTATTGAAGACCATGCAGGGACTCTATGAAAAGAAACTCGTGACTTATCCAAGGACGGATTCTCGGTATATAACGCCAAGTGAATTCACCTATCTAGCCGGACAAGTAACTGAATATCAGCAGCTTATTGGTCATACTTTCCCTGTCGCATCAATCGCTCCGAAAAAGCGCTATGTCGACAGTTCCAAAGTACAGGAACATTACGCAATCATTCCGACGAAGAAAATTCCGTCACAAGGCGTACTTGCAGGACTATCGACCATCGAACGGAACTTATATGAAGAAGTTGTCCGCACCACACTCGCTATGTTCCATACTGATTACCTGTACACTGAAACGAAAGTGACGACCGATGTCAATAGGCTCCCCTTCTTCACAATAGGGAAGACGGAACGTGACAAAGGATGGAAAGCGTTGTTCATCCGTTCAACGAAGGACAATGAAAAAGAAAAGGACGAGCCAACACTACCCCCACTCGCTATGCATGAACCGGTTGAAAGTGATATCGCCATTAAAGAAGGCAAAACAATGCCGCCAAAACCGTATACAGAAGGCCAGCTAATTGCGATGATGAAAACATGCGGGAAACTCGTCGAAGATAAAAAAGAGACCGATATTTTGAAAGAAATTGAAGGACTCGGAACAGAGGCTACCCGAAGTGGAATCATTGAAACAATCAAACGGCACGGCTACATCGATGTAACAAAAAACATCGTTTCCATTACGGATAAAGGGCGCATTCTCTGTCAGGCAATCGAAGGAAATCTTCTCGCAAGCCCGTCCATGACAGCTAAATGGGAAGCGTATTTGCGGAAAATCGGGAATGGCGAAGGAACACAGGAACGTTTTCTCGGAAGCATTGCGAAGTTCATCTATAGCTTATTGGAAGAAGTACCGGGTCAGCTGAAATCGCAGAAGATCGACATCAAACTGACCTCTACTGCCCCATCATCATCTGCGTCCGCTCACAATGGCATCGTACCATGCCCTGCTTGTAAACAGGGTACAATCGTTGCGAGAAAAGAATTTTACGGTTGCAGCGCCTACGCAAGCGGCTGCAAGCAGACTTTTCCCGCTGTCTTTTTGAAAAAAAAGCTTACGCCCGCTCAAGTGAAACTTCTCTGTACGAAAGGCAAAACGAATGTTATAAAAGGTTTCGTCTCCAATTCTGACAAGAAATTTGATGCGAGCTTAACGCTTGTAAACGGGAAAATAACGATTGAGTTCTAA
- a CDS encoding biotin transporter BioY — translation MKIREMTYVALFAAIMGALGLLPPIFLTFTPVPITLQTIGVLLAGGILGARLGAISQIVFLLLVAAGLPLLSGGRGGLSVFVGPSAGYLLSYPITAFCLGTIQSRFKEVKIATILPINLTVGIFLIYLFGIPVQAFVMNIDLLLAVKMSLVYLPGDIIKATLATFLIVKIKKYPIFNRKLLFN, via the coding sequence ATGAAAATTAGAGAAATGACATATGTCGCTTTATTTGCCGCAATTATGGGAGCATTAGGTTTACTTCCTCCTATCTTTCTGACATTTACACCTGTTCCGATTACGCTCCAAACAATCGGGGTGTTGCTTGCTGGAGGTATTCTAGGTGCACGATTGGGAGCAATCAGTCAAATTGTTTTCTTATTGCTCGTTGCTGCAGGGCTTCCCCTCTTGTCTGGTGGACGAGGTGGCCTCAGTGTATTTGTCGGACCAAGTGCAGGTTATTTACTATCCTATCCTATAACAGCATTTTGCTTAGGTACAATTCAATCCCGCTTCAAAGAAGTTAAGATAGCTACTATTTTACCTATCAATTTGACTGTCGGTATTTTCCTGATTTATTTGTTTGGAATACCCGTACAAGCTTTCGTTATGAATATTGATCTGTTGCTTGCAGTCAAGATGAGTCTTGTCTACTTGCCTGGCGATATTATCAAAGCGACTCTAGCAACGTTTCTAATCGTAAAAATAAAGAAGTATCCCATTTTTAACAGAAAATTACTTTTCAATTAA
- a CDS encoding AMP-binding protein gives MPTITSSYQQQVISNPDKIAIQTASEAITYRDWYTVVCKTANWLHLMTAPRDAIGIFMPNSIAFLQLFTGAAMAGRIAATFDAKWKPAELEQRLAISSPSVVITTAELVERIRSKESTIIIWEDALVQILQCDSSWCENVEGEMPFYMGFTSGTTGVPKAFIRSHDSWIASFKCSRHDFHINETDHVLIPGALIHSHFLYGAISVLYLGGTIYLLDKFSPKLSLNFIENYPITMLYVVPTMVEAMLLEDIIIDKPIQIISSGAKWEVDSKQKIQEQFLHIKMFEFYGASELSFVSFLCNDSDKDKLGSVGKPFHNVEIQIRHTHLHETSVREVGTIFVRSPMLFDGYIHPESRSIHSIKDDKGWITVDDMGYLDEDGYLYIVGREKNMILYGGVNVFPEEIETVLLKHPDVEVAAVVGMTDPYWGQIPVAVIKGHASKKALKKLCMENLSSHKIPRKWFFVEEIPHTTSGKIARMLVEQLIETEVIKN, from the coding sequence GTGCCAACAATTACAAGTTCCTATCAACAGCAAGTCATCAGCAATCCTGACAAAATTGCTATTCAAACAGCTTCAGAGGCGATTACATACCGCGATTGGTATACAGTCGTTTGCAAAACAGCAAATTGGTTACATTTAATGACTGCTCCCCGCGACGCCATCGGCATTTTCATGCCGAACAGTATTGCTTTTCTTCAACTTTTCACAGGCGCCGCCATGGCTGGTCGTATTGCCGCCACATTTGACGCTAAATGGAAGCCAGCAGAGCTTGAACAGCGTTTAGCAATCTCTTCCCCATCAGTCGTTATTACAACCGCCGAATTGGTTGAGCGCATAAGAAGCAAGGAGTCCACTATCATTATTTGGGAAGATGCTTTGGTGCAAATCCTCCAATGTGATTCTTCATGGTGTGAAAATGTCGAAGGGGAAATGCCATTTTACATGGGCTTCACCTCTGGAACAACTGGTGTCCCGAAAGCCTTTATCCGTTCACATGATTCATGGATTGCTAGTTTCAAATGCAGCCGACACGATTTTCATATTAACGAAACAGATCACGTTTTGATCCCGGGTGCACTCATCCATTCCCATTTTCTTTACGGGGCAATCAGCGTATTGTATTTAGGTGGAACAATTTATCTGCTAGATAAATTTTCGCCTAAACTTTCACTGAACTTCATCGAAAACTACCCGATAACAATGCTTTATGTCGTACCTACAATGGTAGAGGCGATGCTATTAGAAGACATTATCATCGATAAACCCATACAAATCATATCTTCTGGAGCGAAATGGGAAGTAGATTCAAAACAAAAAATCCAGGAGCAGTTCCTTCATATAAAGATGTTCGAGTTTTACGGAGCGAGTGAACTAAGTTTTGTATCTTTTTTATGTAATGACTCCGATAAGGACAAACTTGGTTCAGTAGGAAAACCATTTCATAACGTTGAAATTCAAATCAGACATACACATCTCCATGAAACATCAGTGCGAGAAGTTGGAACGATTTTTGTCAGGAGCCCAATGCTTTTTGACGGCTATATTCATCCCGAATCACGTTCCATTCATTCAATAAAAGATGACAAAGGTTGGATAACTGTGGACGATATGGGCTACTTGGATGAAGACGGTTACTTATACATCGTCGGGCGGGAGAAAAACATGATCTTATACGGTGGAGTGAATGTATTTCCTGAAGAAATCGAAACAGTCCTGCTGAAACATCCGGACGTGGAAGTAGCAGCTGTCGTTGGCATGACTGATCCATACTGGGGACAAATACCGGTTGCCGTCATAAAAGGACACGCATCCAAGAAGGCATTAAAAAAGCTTTGTATGGAAAATCTGTCCTCTCATAAAATTCCCCGTAAATGGTTTTTCGTCGAAGAGATTCCCCATACAACTAGCGGTAAGATTGCCCGCATGCTTGTTGAGCAATTAATCGAAACCGAGGTGATTAAAAATTAA
- a CDS encoding acetyl-CoA C-acyltransferase produces the protein MNRAVIVKAKRTPIGKKNGVFQDIEPHILAAPLLRELSTQITHELDEIIFGNVIGPGGNIARLSALESGLPLSIAGMTIDRQCSAGLEAIRTACHFIQGKAGNCYIAGGVESASTSPFLKRARFSPDRLGDPDMGVAAENVAQKYKITKEMQDDYALLSYTRSWHAFQEGLYVPEIIKFEEMNIDESFYKERNMEKLLKRAKPIFIKDAGTVTAANSCGINDGAAAVLVMEEGLAKELHMKPILRFVDSEVSGIHPNFPGISPVPAIQKLLNRSGLSIEDIDLFEINEAFASKIVACAQELSIPYEKLNVSGGALTMGHPYGASGAILVTRLFYEVQRRKGMKYVLASIGSAGGVGLAVLFEMIL, from the coding sequence ATTAACAGAGCGGTTATCGTAAAAGCGAAACGGACACCTATTGGAAAAAAAAACGGGGTATTCCAAGATATCGAACCTCATATTCTTGCGGCTCCTCTTCTCCGAGAATTGTCGACGCAGATTACACATGAATTAGACGAAATCATCTTCGGAAACGTTATAGGACCTGGAGGGAATATTGCACGTTTGTCTGCGTTGGAATCAGGGCTTCCTTTATCAATAGCTGGTATGACGATTGATAGACAGTGCAGCGCGGGCCTAGAAGCCATTCGGACGGCGTGCCATTTCATACAAGGTAAAGCAGGTAACTGTTACATTGCGGGCGGTGTGGAAAGCGCTAGCACTTCCCCATTTCTGAAGAGGGCTCGATTTTCTCCTGACCGTTTAGGCGATCCTGATATGGGTGTGGCTGCAGAAAATGTCGCACAAAAATATAAAATTACTAAAGAGATGCAAGATGATTATGCACTCCTAAGCTATACGCGTAGCTGGCATGCTTTTCAGGAGGGTTTATATGTACCCGAAATTATTAAATTTGAAGAAATGAATATAGATGAAAGCTTCTATAAAGAACGCAATATGGAAAAACTGCTGAAACGCGCAAAACCTATTTTCATAAAAGATGCCGGTACAGTTACTGCTGCAAATAGTTGTGGCATTAATGACGGGGCTGCTGCAGTATTGGTCATGGAAGAAGGGCTAGCGAAAGAACTACACATGAAACCCATTCTACGTTTCGTCGACAGTGAAGTGAGTGGTATACACCCTAATTTTCCTGGTATTTCTCCAGTTCCTGCAATCCAAAAGTTATTGAATCGGAGTGGTCTGTCGATTGAGGATATCGACTTATTTGAAATAAACGAAGCCTTCGCTTCAAAAATTGTTGCATGCGCGCAGGAATTATCGATTCCGTACGAAAAACTAAATGTTTCCGGTGGTGCTTTGACAATGGGACATCCTTATGGAGCTTCCGGTGCAATTCTGGTCACCCGGCTATTTTATGAAGTGCAAAGAAGAAAAGGGATGAAATATGTGCTCGCTTCCATTGGAAGTGCCGGGGGCGTTGGTCTCGCTGTTTTATTTGAGATGATTCTATGA
- a CDS encoding MaoC family dehydratase N-terminal domain-containing protein: MKTEKQSFIFQKEQVQEYVQMLGDSNPAYESETKAQNLGFQTIPIPPTMPMTLYNSFEIPWTLQAPVILRKQRCINHTKMYIDEVYTGFISLSVVKVKKGHTFSKQTLFLYNEEGYLCFSGISQIVSGELV, from the coding sequence ATGAAAACAGAAAAACAGTCGTTCATTTTCCAGAAAGAACAAGTACAGGAATATGTACAAATGCTTGGAGACTCAAATCCCGCCTATGAAAGTGAAACAAAAGCGCAAAATCTTGGGTTTCAAACCATTCCTATCCCGCCCACAATGCCAATGACTCTTTATAACTCATTCGAAATACCATGGACGCTACAAGCACCGGTTATCCTTCGTAAACAACGGTGCATAAATCACACCAAAATGTACATTGATGAAGTATATACTGGTTTTATTTCATTATCAGTTGTCAAAGTAAAAAAAGGTCATACATTCAGCAAACAAACTCTTTTTTTATACAATGAAGAGGGATATCTGTGTTTTAGCGGGATCTCCCAAATTGTTTCAGGTGAATTAGTATGA
- a CDS encoding MaoC/PaaZ C-terminal domain-containing protein, whose translation MNEIQLILTQQEIENYAEISGDYNPIHLDEEQAMKHGFSRRIAHGMLIMGKAWSNVSNSLLTPTHFPKEYELDFYSPIHAEEIVTLRIKLDADKLQIEGICNGKIVIKGSIIVT comes from the coding sequence ATGAATGAAATCCAGTTGATTTTAACCCAGCAAGAAATTGAAAACTATGCCGAGATTTCCGGAGATTATAACCCAATCCATCTAGATGAAGAACAAGCAATGAAGCATGGATTTTCAAGAAGAATTGCACATGGTATGCTGATAATGGGGAAAGCTTGGAGTAATGTTTCAAACTCTTTGTTAACACCTACTCATTTCCCAAAAGAATACGAACTTGATTTTTATTCCCCAATCCACGCCGAAGAAATTGTAACTCTACGTATCAAACTTGACGCAGATAAACTTCAAATTGAAGGAATATGCAATGGGAAGATCGTTATTAAAGGATCAATTATTGTAACCTAA